In Kitasatospora gansuensis, a genomic segment contains:
- a CDS encoding GH1 family beta-glucosidase, whose product MMDLSALPDDFLWGAATAAYQIEGAVNEDGRAPSIWDTFSHTPGKVDNGDTGDVACDHYRRWPEDLALAGQLGLDAYRFSIAWPRVVPLADGVVNRAGLDFYDRLTDALLAAGITPFPTLYHWDLPQAQQDRGGWAVRDTALRFADYADVVASRLGDRITHWATLNEPLCSAWIGHLDGTMAPGLTDLTTAVRASYHLHLGHGLAVQALRAAVPGAQIGIVNNLSPIEPASSSAADRAAAVRADGHINRWWLDPVFGRGYPEDMVKLYGVELPVEEGDLELIGAPLDWIGLNYYFRQFVADDPTAPAPGFRQVRGPNAEHTAMDWEVHGPGLEQLILRLGKEYGARKIYVTENGSAYQDTVTADGTVHDPERTVYFEQHLAACARAVAQGAPLAGYFAWSLLDNFEWAYGYDKRFGLIHVDYETQRRTVKTSGHRYAELIRNHRAR is encoded by the coding sequence ATGATGGATCTCAGTGCTCTCCCCGACGACTTCCTCTGGGGCGCGGCCACCGCCGCCTACCAGATCGAGGGCGCGGTGAACGAGGACGGCCGGGCGCCCTCGATCTGGGACACCTTCTCCCACACCCCCGGCAAGGTCGACAACGGTGACACCGGTGACGTGGCGTGCGACCACTACCGCCGGTGGCCGGAGGATCTCGCCCTGGCCGGTCAACTCGGCCTGGACGCCTACCGGTTCTCGATCGCCTGGCCCCGGGTGGTGCCGCTCGCCGACGGCGTGGTCAACCGGGCCGGGCTGGACTTCTACGACCGCCTCACCGACGCCCTGCTCGCCGCCGGGATCACTCCCTTCCCCACCCTGTACCACTGGGACCTCCCGCAGGCCCAGCAGGACCGGGGCGGCTGGGCGGTCCGGGACACCGCACTGCGGTTCGCCGACTACGCCGACGTGGTGGCCTCCCGGCTGGGCGACCGGATCACCCACTGGGCCACCCTCAACGAGCCGCTCTGCTCGGCCTGGATCGGCCACCTGGACGGCACGATGGCCCCCGGCCTCACCGACCTGACCACCGCCGTCCGGGCCTCGTACCACCTGCACCTGGGCCACGGGCTGGCCGTGCAGGCGCTGCGGGCCGCGGTGCCCGGTGCGCAGATCGGTATCGTCAACAACCTCAGCCCGATCGAGCCGGCGTCCTCCTCCGCCGCCGATCGCGCCGCCGCGGTCCGTGCCGACGGCCACATCAACCGCTGGTGGCTGGACCCGGTGTTCGGCCGGGGCTACCCCGAGGACATGGTCAAGCTCTACGGGGTCGAACTTCCGGTCGAGGAGGGCGACTTGGAGCTGATCGGTGCTCCGCTGGACTGGATCGGACTCAACTACTACTTCCGCCAGTTCGTCGCCGACGACCCGACCGCACCGGCCCCCGGCTTCCGCCAGGTCCGCGGTCCGAACGCCGAGCACACCGCGATGGACTGGGAGGTGCACGGCCCCGGCCTGGAGCAGCTCATCCTCCGCCTGGGCAAGGAGTACGGCGCTCGGAAGATCTACGTCACCGAGAACGGCTCCGCCTACCAGGACACCGTCACCGCCGACGGCACCGTCCACGACCCGGAACGCACCGTCTACTTCGAACAGCACCTCGCCGCCTGCGCCCGCGCGGTCGCCCAAGGCGCCCCGCTGGCAGGCTACTTCGCCTGGTCCCTGCTGGACAACTTCGAGTGGGCGTACGGCTACGACAAGCGCTTCGGCCTGATCCACGTCGACTACGAGACCCAGCGACGCACCGTCAAGACGAGCGGGCACCGCTATGCGGAACTGATCCGCAACCACCGTGCGCGGTAA
- a CDS encoding carbohydrate ABC transporter permease: MLRPPPSFRWARRVFLTLLTGFVLTPVLVMVSSSLKPLRDVQGPFRWIPSELTFRPYLDIWSTVPLADYFVNSLIVSVSATVLSVLIAIFSAYAVSRYRFRGRKLFTVTVLSTQMFPGILFLLPLFLIFVNIGNATGVALYGSRGGLILTYLTFSLPFSIWMLVGYFDSIPRDLDEAAAVDGCGPLRTLVRIVVPAATPGIVAVSVYAFMTAWGEVLFASVMTNDTTRTLSVGLQGYATQNDVYWNQVMAASLVVSVPVVAGFLLLQRYLVAGLTAGAVK; the protein is encoded by the coding sequence ATGCTTAGGCCACCGCCTTCCTTTCGCTGGGCCCGCCGGGTCTTCCTGACCCTGCTCACCGGCTTCGTGCTCACCCCCGTGCTGGTGATGGTCAGTTCCTCGCTCAAGCCGCTGCGGGACGTGCAGGGCCCGTTCCGGTGGATCCCCAGCGAGCTGACGTTCCGTCCGTACCTGGACATCTGGAGCACCGTCCCGCTGGCCGACTACTTCGTCAACTCGCTGATCGTGTCGGTCAGTGCGACCGTGCTGTCGGTGCTGATCGCGATCTTCTCGGCGTACGCGGTCAGCCGGTACCGGTTCCGCGGGCGGAAGCTGTTCACCGTCACGGTGCTCTCCACCCAGATGTTCCCCGGCATCCTGTTCCTGCTGCCGCTCTTCCTGATCTTCGTCAACATCGGGAACGCCACCGGGGTCGCGCTGTACGGCAGCCGGGGCGGGCTGATCCTGACCTATCTGACCTTCTCGCTGCCGTTCTCGATCTGGATGCTGGTCGGCTACTTCGACTCCATCCCACGGGACTTGGACGAGGCGGCGGCGGTGGACGGGTGCGGTCCGCTGCGCACCCTGGTGCGGATCGTGGTGCCGGCCGCGACCCCCGGGATCGTCGCGGTCAGCGTGTACGCCTTCATGACCGCCTGGGGCGAGGTGCTGTTCGCCTCGGTGATGACCAACGACACCACCCGCACCCTCTCGGTCGGCCTCCAGGGCTACGCCACCCAGAACGACGTGTACTGGAACCAGGTGATGGCCGCGTCCCTGGTGGTCAGCGTGCCGGTGGTCGCCGGGTTCCTCCTGCTGCAGCGCTACCTGGTCGCCGGGCTCACCGCCGGGGCCGTCAAGTGA
- a CDS encoding discoidin domain-containing protein translates to MRLTSARGIAATTTTLALLSGAVLALPGGTANAADSLISQGKTVTASSTENGGTGAALAVDGNNGTRWSSAASDQQWLQVDLGATATISRVVLNWEAAYGKSYQLQTSADGTNWTTIHSTSNGTGGLETIDVTGSGRYVRMNGITRGTGYGYSLWEFQVFGSTGATPPTCGTANAAQGRPTTASSTENGGTGAALATDGNNGTRWSSAASDPQWLQVDLGSVQQICRVVLNWEAAYGKSYQLQTSNDGTSWTTVRTTTNGTGGTESLDVSGSGRYVRMNGQARGTSWGYSLWEFQVNTGGGSVPPIPGGGDLGPNVIVFDPATPNIQAKLDEVFAQQESAQFGTGRYQFLFKPGTYNNLNAQIGFYTSISGLGLSPDDTTINGDVTVDAGWFNGNATQNFWRSAENLALNPVSGTDRWAVSQAAPFRRMHVKGGLNLAPNGYGWASGGYIADSKVDGQIGNYSQQQWYTRDSSIGGFSNGVWNQVFSGVQGAPAGGAFPNPPYTTLENTPVSREKPFLYLDGADYKVFVPAKRTDARGVSWGNGTPQGSSIPLSQFYVVKPGATAATINAALAQGLNLLFTPGVYHVDQTINVTRADTVVLGLGLATVVPDNGVTAMKVADVDGVKLAGFLIDAGPVNSATLLEVGPANSSADHGANPTTVQDVFVRVGGAGAGKATTAVVVNSDDAIIDHTWLWRADHGEGWGWETNRSDYGLVVNGDDVLATGLFVEHFNKYDVQWYGNNGKTVFFQNEKSYDAPNQAAVQNGSVQGYAAYKVGDNVTTHEGWGLGSYCYYNVDPTIRQDHGFEAPVKPGVKFHDLLVVSLGGNGQYNHVINDIGAPTSGTSTVPSVVVSYP, encoded by the coding sequence GTGAGGCTCACTTCGGCACGCGGTATTGCCGCGACCACCACCACGCTGGCCCTGCTCTCCGGAGCAGTGCTGGCCCTACCCGGCGGCACCGCCAACGCCGCCGACTCGCTGATCTCGCAGGGGAAGACGGTCACCGCCTCCTCCACCGAGAACGGCGGTACCGGCGCCGCCCTGGCCGTCGACGGCAACAACGGCACCCGCTGGTCGTCCGCCGCGAGCGACCAGCAGTGGCTCCAGGTCGACCTGGGCGCCACCGCCACCATCAGCAGGGTCGTGCTCAACTGGGAGGCCGCGTACGGGAAGTCGTACCAGCTCCAGACCTCGGCCGACGGCACCAACTGGACCACGATCCACAGCACCAGCAACGGCACCGGCGGCCTGGAGACGATCGACGTCACCGGTTCCGGACGGTACGTCAGGATGAACGGCATCACCCGGGGCACCGGCTACGGCTACTCGCTCTGGGAGTTCCAGGTCTTCGGCAGCACCGGCGCCACACCCCCGACCTGTGGCACCGCCAACGCCGCCCAGGGCAGGCCGACCACCGCTTCCTCCACCGAGAACGGCGGGACCGGCGCGGCCCTGGCCACCGACGGCAACAACGGCACCCGCTGGTCCTCCGCCGCGAGCGACCCGCAGTGGCTCCAGGTCGACCTGGGCTCGGTCCAGCAGATCTGCCGCGTGGTGCTCAACTGGGAGGCCGCGTACGGGAAGTCGTACCAGCTGCAGACCTCGAACGACGGCACCAGCTGGACCACCGTCCGCACCACCACCAACGGCACGGGCGGCACCGAGAGCCTGGACGTCAGCGGCTCGGGCCGGTACGTCCGGATGAACGGCCAGGCCCGGGGCACCAGTTGGGGCTACTCGCTCTGGGAGTTCCAGGTGAACACCGGTGGCGGCAGCGTGCCGCCGATCCCGGGCGGCGGTGACCTCGGCCCCAACGTGATCGTCTTCGACCCCGCCACCCCCAACATCCAGGCCAAGCTGGACGAGGTCTTCGCCCAGCAGGAGTCGGCCCAATTCGGCACCGGGCGTTACCAGTTCCTGTTCAAGCCGGGGACCTACAACAACCTGAACGCGCAGATCGGCTTCTACACCTCGATCTCCGGCCTCGGCCTGTCCCCCGACGACACCACCATCAACGGTGACGTCACGGTCGACGCGGGCTGGTTCAACGGCAACGCCACCCAGAACTTCTGGCGCTCGGCCGAGAACCTCGCGCTCAACCCGGTCAGCGGCACCGACCGCTGGGCGGTCTCGCAGGCCGCGCCGTTCCGCCGGATGCACGTCAAGGGCGGCCTCAACCTGGCGCCCAACGGCTACGGTTGGGCCAGCGGCGGCTACATCGCGGACAGCAAGGTCGACGGCCAGATCGGCAACTACTCGCAGCAGCAGTGGTACACCCGGGACAGCTCGATCGGCGGCTTCAGCAACGGCGTCTGGAACCAGGTCTTCTCCGGCGTCCAGGGCGCCCCGGCCGGCGGCGCCTTCCCGAACCCGCCGTACACCACCCTGGAGAACACCCCGGTCTCCCGGGAGAAGCCCTTCCTCTACCTGGACGGCGCCGACTACAAGGTCTTCGTCCCGGCCAAGCGGACCGACGCGCGCGGCGTCTCCTGGGGCAACGGCACCCCGCAGGGCAGCTCGATCCCGCTGAGCCAGTTCTACGTGGTGAAGCCCGGCGCGACCGCCGCGACCATCAACGCGGCGCTGGCCCAGGGGCTCAACCTGCTGTTCACGCCCGGCGTCTACCACGTCGACCAGACCATCAACGTGACCCGCGCGGACACCGTGGTGCTCGGCCTCGGCCTGGCCACCGTCGTCCCGGACAACGGGGTGACCGCGATGAAGGTCGCCGACGTGGACGGGGTCAAACTCGCGGGCTTCCTGATCGACGCCGGTCCGGTCAACTCGGCCACCCTGCTGGAGGTCGGCCCGGCCAACTCCTCGGCCGACCACGGTGCCAACCCCACCACCGTCCAGGACGTCTTCGTCCGGGTCGGCGGCGCGGGCGCCGGCAAGGCGACCACCGCCGTGGTGGTGAACAGCGACGACGCGATCATCGACCACACCTGGCTGTGGCGCGCCGACCACGGTGAAGGCTGGGGCTGGGAGACCAACCGCTCGGACTACGGCCTGGTCGTGAACGGCGACGACGTGCTGGCCACCGGCCTGTTCGTCGAGCACTTCAACAAGTACGACGTGCAGTGGTACGGCAACAACGGCAAGACCGTCTTCTTCCAGAACGAGAAGTCCTACGATGCGCCCAACCAGGCCGCCGTGCAGAACGGTTCGGTCCAGGGGTACGCGGCCTACAAGGTCGGCGACAACGTCACCACCCACGAGGGCTGGGGCCTGGGCAGCTACTGCTACTACAACGTGGACCCGACCATCCGTCAGGACCACGGCTTCGAGGCACCGGTCAAGCCGGGCGTGAAGTTCCACGACCTGCTGGTGGTCTCGCTGGGCGGCAACGGCCAGTACAACCACGTGATCAACGACATCGGCGCGCCCACCTCGGGCACCTCCACCGTCCCCTCGGTGGTCGTCTCCTACCCTTGA
- a CDS encoding ABC transporter substrate-binding protein, translated as MRINRLAAATALVSVLTLTATACGGGSTSGGGDNSSPKTLTYWASNQGTSLEHDKQVLEPELRKFEAQTGIKVKLEVVPWSDLLNRILAATASGQGPDVLNIGNTWSASLQATGALLPFDDATFGKIGGKDRFVPSTIASAGAAGKAPAAVPLYSMAYGLYYNKKLFEAAGISKPPATWDELVTDGQKLTKDGKYGLAIEGGNVSENVHHAFAFGKQHGADWFDAAGKPAFATPEAVAAIKQYVDFIAKDKIAAPGNAEYAANQSVTDFASGKAAMLMWQAAGASLKSHGMNPDDYAVAPIPLPAGASGGKATSSMVAGINLAVFKNSKNTEGALQFVKFMTGNEEQIQLNKTYGSIPPVKDAQADPAFATPELKTLSNVLATSAAPLPQVANESQFETLVGTAVKNLLAAAAAGKPVTEDSVKAELTKAQQQMPAG; from the coding sequence ATGCGCATCAACCGTCTTGCCGCGGCCACCGCCCTGGTTTCCGTCCTCACCCTGACCGCCACCGCCTGCGGCGGCGGTTCCACCTCCGGAGGCGGCGACAACAGCAGCCCCAAGACTCTCACCTACTGGGCGAGCAACCAGGGCACCAGCCTGGAGCACGACAAGCAGGTCCTGGAACCCGAGCTGAGAAAGTTCGAAGCGCAGACCGGCATCAAGGTGAAGCTGGAGGTGGTGCCCTGGTCCGACCTGCTGAACCGGATCCTCGCCGCCACCGCTTCCGGCCAGGGCCCCGACGTGCTGAACATCGGCAACACCTGGTCCGCCTCACTGCAGGCCACCGGGGCGCTGCTGCCGTTCGACGACGCCACCTTCGGCAAGATCGGCGGCAAGGACCGGTTCGTCCCCTCGACCATCGCCTCGGCCGGCGCGGCGGGCAAGGCCCCCGCCGCGGTGCCGCTGTACTCGATGGCGTACGGCCTCTACTACAACAAGAAGCTGTTCGAGGCGGCCGGTATCAGCAAGCCCCCGGCCACCTGGGACGAGCTGGTGACGGACGGTCAGAAGCTGACCAAGGACGGCAAGTACGGCCTGGCGATCGAGGGCGGCAACGTCTCGGAGAACGTCCACCACGCCTTCGCCTTCGGCAAGCAGCACGGCGCCGACTGGTTCGACGCCGCGGGCAAGCCCGCGTTCGCCACCCCCGAGGCGGTCGCGGCGATCAAGCAGTACGTCGACTTCATCGCCAAGGACAAGATCGCCGCTCCCGGCAACGCCGAGTACGCGGCCAACCAGTCGGTCACCGACTTCGCGAGCGGCAAGGCCGCGATGCTGATGTGGCAGGCCGCCGGGGCCTCGCTCAAGTCGCACGGGATGAACCCGGACGACTACGCGGTCGCGCCGATCCCGCTGCCCGCCGGCGCGAGCGGCGGCAAGGCGACCAGTTCGATGGTCGCGGGCATCAACCTGGCGGTCTTCAAGAACAGCAAGAACACTGAGGGCGCGCTGCAGTTCGTGAAGTTCATGACCGGCAACGAGGAGCAGATCCAGCTCAACAAGACCTACGGCTCGATCCCGCCGGTCAAGGACGCGCAGGCCGACCCCGCCTTCGCCACCCCCGAGCTGAAGACCCTGTCGAACGTGCTCGCCACCAGCGCGGCCCCGCTGCCGCAGGTCGCCAACGAGAGCCAGTTCGAGACCCTGGTCGGCACGGCGGTGAAGAACCTGCTGGCCGCGGCCGCCGCCGGCAAGCCGGTCACCGAGGACAGCGTCAAGGCCGAGCTGACCAAGGCCCAGCAGCAGATGCCGGCCGGCTGA
- a CDS encoding ROK family transcriptional regulator: protein MAERGKQTVRDLRRGSRSTLLHRLYFEGPLSRQELGQITGLSAGSVSNVVGELIADGLVEECGSVESDGGRPRILLQVTPDRAHLIGVDVGETQVRVALFDLALTELAASDHPLSDHGHDVDHVVELMLTGIGEVLKRTGIQESQVLGVGVGVPGIVEQGDPGRNGLGIVVHSQTVDWDAVPLGRLLRAGTDLPLHVDNGAKTLGQAEMWFGAGQGARHAVVALFGSGVGACVIADGARFRGATSSAGEWGHTKVHVGGRLCRCGSRGCLEAYVGAEALVERWGEAPPGSSEKEGLAALLAAAERDEPSAVSLLAESAEYLGAAIADLINLFNPERIIIGGWAGLLLGPRLLPAIKDAATSYALRFPRAQTSIELGRLGPDAVTVGAATLPLSRFLDSGGSMR, encoded by the coding sequence ATGGCAGAGCGAGGCAAGCAGACCGTCCGTGACCTGCGACGGGGCAGTCGATCCACCCTGTTGCACCGGCTGTACTTCGAAGGTCCGCTGAGCAGACAGGAGTTGGGGCAGATCACCGGCCTCAGCGCCGGATCGGTCAGCAACGTGGTGGGCGAACTGATCGCGGACGGGCTGGTCGAGGAGTGCGGATCGGTCGAGTCGGACGGCGGCCGCCCGCGCATCCTGCTCCAGGTCACCCCGGACCGGGCCCACCTGATCGGGGTGGACGTCGGCGAGACCCAGGTCCGGGTCGCGCTGTTCGACCTGGCCCTGACCGAACTCGCCGCGAGCGACCACCCGCTCTCCGACCACGGCCACGACGTCGACCACGTGGTCGAGTTGATGCTCACCGGCATCGGCGAGGTGCTCAAGCGGACCGGCATCCAGGAGTCCCAGGTGCTCGGCGTCGGCGTCGGCGTGCCCGGCATCGTCGAGCAGGGCGATCCGGGCCGGAACGGCCTCGGCATCGTGGTGCACAGCCAGACCGTGGACTGGGACGCCGTCCCGCTCGGCCGCCTGCTGCGGGCCGGCACCGACCTGCCGCTCCACGTCGACAACGGCGCCAAGACGCTCGGCCAGGCCGAGATGTGGTTCGGCGCGGGCCAGGGCGCACGGCACGCGGTGGTCGCCCTGTTCGGCTCCGGGGTCGGCGCCTGCGTGATCGCCGACGGCGCCCGGTTCCGGGGCGCCACCAGCAGCGCGGGCGAGTGGGGCCACACCAAGGTGCACGTCGGCGGACGGCTCTGCCGCTGCGGCTCCCGGGGCTGCCTGGAGGCGTACGTCGGCGCCGAAGCGCTGGTCGAACGCTGGGGCGAGGCCCCGCCCGGCAGCTCGGAGAAGGAGGGCCTGGCCGCCCTGCTCGCCGCCGCCGAACGGGACGAACCGTCAGCCGTCTCGCTGCTCGCCGAGTCCGCCGAGTACCTCGGCGCGGCGATCGCCGACCTGATCAACCTGTTCAACCCCGAGCGGATCATCATCGGCGGCTGGGCCGGCCTGCTGCTCGGCCCCCGCCTGCTCCCCGCCATCAAGGACGCGGCCACCTCGTACGCGCTGCGCTTCCCCCGCGCCCAGACCTCCATCGAGCTCGGCCGCCTCGGCCCCGACGCCGTCACCGTCGGCGCGGCCACCCTCCCGCTCTCCCGCTTCCTCGACTCCGGCGGATCCATGCGCTGA
- a CDS encoding helix-turn-helix domain-containing protein, whose product MLRIDMTPRALANTRFVISPLHITADALWLTRPPARLSGRGWGPMVRDALREHRLTLLHSLFSGSWRYLPDFLQPQPQSHEESMERELHGVATTDPGRIAAELTLMLAGSAKLRLAGGSAQRPLLEAMECGEQAFAGQAAAELHQLWEAVVSPQWSSLRARAENDIAHRIQTVGRYGLGNGLEALDPCISWHDDHLRIAADFHGTVADPPTLTLMPAVFSRVLHSMIDPLDEREDRRTPILAYPALPLPGSDRPPSPPVGDLIGETRALLLADLATARTTTELAERHRLASSTVSYHLGVLFRSGMLTRTRADHRVLYRQSTRALEVL is encoded by the coding sequence GTGCTCCGGATCGACATGACCCCCCGGGCGTTGGCGAACACCAGGTTCGTCATCTCGCCGCTGCACATCACCGCCGACGCCCTGTGGCTGACCCGACCGCCGGCCCGCCTCTCCGGGCGTGGCTGGGGTCCGATGGTCCGCGACGCGCTCCGCGAGCACCGGCTGACCCTGCTGCACTCGCTGTTCTCCGGGTCCTGGCGGTATCTGCCGGACTTCCTGCAACCCCAGCCGCAGAGCCACGAGGAGTCGATGGAGCGGGAGTTGCATGGCGTGGCCACCACCGATCCCGGGCGGATCGCGGCAGAGTTGACGCTGATGCTCGCCGGCAGTGCCAAGTTGCGGCTCGCGGGGGGATCGGCCCAGCGGCCCCTGCTGGAGGCGATGGAGTGCGGCGAGCAGGCGTTCGCCGGGCAGGCGGCCGCCGAGCTCCACCAACTGTGGGAGGCGGTGGTCTCTCCGCAGTGGTCGTCGCTACGGGCCCGGGCCGAGAACGACATCGCGCACCGGATCCAGACGGTCGGCCGGTACGGCCTGGGGAACGGGCTGGAGGCGCTGGATCCGTGCATCAGCTGGCACGACGACCACCTCCGGATCGCCGCCGACTTCCACGGCACGGTCGCGGATCCGCCGACGCTGACCCTGATGCCCGCGGTGTTCAGCAGGGTGCTGCACTCGATGATCGACCCGCTCGACGAGCGCGAGGACCGCCGCACCCCGATCCTGGCCTACCCCGCCCTTCCGCTGCCTGGCTCCGACCGGCCACCCAGTCCCCCGGTGGGCGACCTGATCGGCGAGACCCGAGCCCTGCTGCTGGCCGACCTCGCCACCGCGCGGACCACCACCGAACTGGCCGAACGCCACCGGCTCGCCTCCAGCACCGTCTCCTACCACCTCGGCGTACTGTTCCGTTCCGGCATGCTCACCAGAACCCGGGCCGACCACCGGGTGCTCTACCGGCAGTCCACCCGGGCCCTCGAAGTGCTCTGA
- a CDS encoding carbohydrate ABC transporter permease, with product MTRRRLGLPYLLLLPALALELLIHLVPMVVGMVMSFKRLTQFYIRDWSTAPWSGLDNYRVSVDFSAPIGRSLLNSFWVTCLFTALAVGFSWLLGTAAAVFLQESFRGRGLLRTLFLVPYALPVYAAVITWSFMFQRDTGLVNHLLVDQLHLFDEKPFWLIGDNSFTALVVVAVWKTWPFAFLTLMAGLQNIPRELYEAAAMDGAGVWQQLRKITLPSLRPVNQVLVLVLFLWTFNDFNTPYVLFGKSAPEQADLISIHIYQSSFVTWNFGAGSAMSVLLLLFLLLVTAVYLFLTSRRRGADA from the coding sequence ATGACCAGACGGCGACTCGGCCTGCCCTACCTGCTCCTGCTCCCGGCGCTCGCCCTGGAGTTGCTGATCCACCTGGTCCCGATGGTGGTCGGCATGGTGATGAGCTTCAAGCGGCTCACCCAGTTCTACATCCGGGACTGGTCGACCGCTCCCTGGTCCGGCCTCGACAACTACCGCGTGTCGGTGGACTTCTCCGCCCCGATCGGCCGGTCGCTGCTGAACTCGTTCTGGGTCACCTGCCTGTTCACCGCCCTGGCAGTCGGGTTCTCCTGGCTGCTGGGGACGGCGGCGGCGGTCTTCCTGCAGGAGTCGTTCCGGGGCCGCGGGCTGCTCCGGACGCTCTTCCTGGTCCCGTACGCCCTGCCGGTGTACGCGGCGGTGATCACCTGGTCGTTCATGTTCCAACGGGACACCGGGCTGGTCAACCACCTGCTGGTGGACCAACTGCACCTGTTCGACGAGAAGCCGTTCTGGCTGATCGGCGACAACAGCTTCACCGCGCTGGTGGTGGTGGCGGTCTGGAAGACCTGGCCGTTCGCCTTCCTGACCCTGATGGCGGGCCTGCAGAACATCCCGCGCGAGCTGTACGAGGCGGCGGCGATGGACGGCGCCGGGGTCTGGCAGCAGCTGCGGAAGATCACCCTGCCCTCGCTCCGGCCGGTCAACCAGGTGCTGGTGCTGGTGCTCTTCCTGTGGACCTTCAACGACTTCAACACGCCCTACGTGCTGTTCGGGAAGTCCGCGCCGGAGCAGGCCGACCTGATCTCCATCCACATCTACCAGTCGTCGTTCGTCACCTGGAACTTCGGCGCGGGATCGGCGATGTCCGTGCTGCTGCTGCTCTTCCTGTTGCTGGTGACGGCGGTCTACCTGTTCCTCACCTCACGCCGGAGGGGCGCCGATGCTTAG
- a CDS encoding M4 family metallopeptidase, whose protein sequence is MSRTTRAPRLALATAAALALVSVPVTPALAAPAAPQTPVGQVFKVNPVQATGDQSLTDGKDADSAVPASAYATVALRNLDASGGLAGRWAVVRSETGTPARSAAGDFRYTRNADQFEQVMAYFWVNEAQEYLQGLGFGSELRGANDKAQQVRLNQWGADNSFFTDKKQEIRLGKGGVDDAEDAEVIVHEYGHAVHEAQVPGFGSSPEAGAIGEAFGDYLALTVGKAAELRYGWTARTEEPCVGDWDSTAYTTTTPHCLRRLDTGKVYADKIGEVHADGEIWSQALYDIRKALGPRTADRIIVNAQFSFTPDTTFSAAALATVATARTMYGDQAAQTVRQSFAARGIPGL, encoded by the coding sequence TTGTCCCGCACCACCCGTGCCCCGCGCCTCGCCCTGGCCACCGCCGCCGCGCTAGCCCTCGTCTCCGTGCCGGTCACTCCCGCGCTCGCTGCCCCTGCCGCCCCGCAGACCCCCGTCGGCCAGGTGTTCAAGGTCAACCCCGTCCAGGCCACCGGCGACCAGAGCCTGACCGACGGCAAGGACGCCGACTCGGCCGTCCCGGCCTCCGCCTACGCCACCGTCGCCCTGCGGAACCTCGACGCGAGCGGCGGCCTGGCCGGCCGCTGGGCGGTCGTCCGCTCGGAGACCGGCACCCCCGCCCGGTCCGCCGCCGGAGACTTCCGGTACACCCGCAACGCCGACCAGTTCGAGCAGGTGATGGCGTACTTCTGGGTCAACGAGGCGCAGGAATACCTCCAGGGCCTCGGCTTCGGCAGCGAGCTGCGCGGGGCCAACGACAAGGCCCAGCAGGTCCGGCTCAACCAGTGGGGAGCGGACAACTCCTTCTTCACCGACAAGAAGCAGGAGATCCGCCTCGGCAAGGGCGGCGTGGACGACGCCGAGGACGCCGAGGTGATCGTGCACGAGTACGGCCACGCGGTCCACGAGGCCCAGGTCCCCGGCTTCGGCAGTTCCCCCGAGGCCGGCGCGATCGGCGAGGCCTTCGGCGACTACCTCGCCCTGACCGTCGGCAAAGCCGCCGAACTCCGCTACGGCTGGACCGCCCGGACCGAGGAGCCCTGCGTCGGCGACTGGGACTCCACCGCCTACACCACCACGACCCCACACTGCCTCCGCCGCCTGGACACCGGCAAGGTCTACGCCGACAAGATCGGCGAGGTCCACGCCGACGGCGAGATCTGGTCGCAGGCCCTCTACGACATCCGCAAGGCCCTCGGCCCCCGCACCGCCGACCGGATCATCGTCAACGCCCAGTTCTCCTTCACCCCGGACACCACCTTCTCCGCCGCCGCCCTGGCCACCGTCGCCACCGCCCGCACGATGTACGGCGACCAGGCCGCCCAGACGGTCCGTCAGTCCTTCGCCGCCCGCGGCATCCCGGGCCTGTAG